The Terracoccus luteus genome includes a region encoding these proteins:
- a CDS encoding VIT1/CCC1 transporter family protein, which yields MSDATAAVTSTEPHDGSLARRLNWLRAGVLGANDGIVSTAGVVVGVAGATSDHGAILVAGVAALAAGAMSMAAGEYVSVSTQRDSEKALIALERRELAEDPEGELAELTELYEAKGLTPETARRVAEELTAVDPLAAHLDAELGLDEDALTSPWQAAGASMLAFTVGALLPLLTIGLAPESVRTVVTVVAVTIALALTGWVSARLGRSPVVPAAVRNVAGGLLAMGVTYAVGALVGTSIGG from the coding sequence ATGTCCGACGCCACGGCCGCGGTGACGTCCACCGAGCCGCACGACGGCAGCCTCGCCCGCCGCCTCAACTGGCTTCGCGCCGGTGTGCTGGGGGCCAACGACGGCATCGTCTCGACGGCCGGTGTCGTCGTCGGTGTCGCCGGCGCCACGAGCGACCACGGCGCCATCCTCGTCGCGGGCGTGGCCGCGCTCGCCGCGGGCGCCATGTCGATGGCGGCGGGCGAGTACGTCTCCGTGAGCACGCAGCGTGACTCCGAGAAGGCCCTCATCGCCCTCGAGCGGCGAGAGCTCGCCGAGGACCCCGAGGGCGAGCTCGCCGAGCTCACCGAGCTGTACGAGGCGAAGGGACTCACCCCCGAGACGGCCCGCCGGGTCGCCGAGGAGCTGACCGCCGTCGACCCGCTCGCCGCCCACCTCGACGCCGAGCTCGGTCTCGACGAGGACGCGCTGACCAGCCCCTGGCAGGCCGCGGGTGCCTCGATGCTCGCGTTCACGGTCGGTGCCCTCCTGCCGTTGCTCACCATCGGCCTGGCACCCGAGTCGGTGCGCACCGTCGTCACCGTCGTCGCCGTGACCATCGCCCTCGCGCTCACCGGCTGGGTGAGCGCCCGCCTCGGTCGCAGCCCCGTCGTGCCGGCCGCCGTGCGCAACGTCGCGGGCGGCCTGCTCGCGATGGGCGTGACCTACGCCGTCGGCGCGCTCGTCGGCACGTCCATCGGCGGCTGA
- a CDS encoding sensor histidine kinase yields MNRTGWRRTSLSTQVIGLAVAIAVLTATLAGVLAVGLTRSSADEAARSTLARIADGAAARADNQSTVAAQTRAVRLLGALNVESASVGRGGGIISTSRLARQALTPERRQLLLGGTAVSDRQDVDGQAVLIEGRPTDAGGIILVQRRSDATAESDQLVRRVLLALLVAAAVAVAVGALLARRLSRPLRGTADAAHALAAGRRDVAVPVTGPREVAEVASALNRLTGSLTRSEGRQRDFLLSVSHDLRTPLTGIRGYAESLAEGVVPADETARVGGVMAGEARRLDRLVADLLDLARLDAQQPRVEPRLVDLVAVARDVEAVWSRRCAEVGVPFRLAVPGAGVWATTDPARLRQVVDGLLENALRVTPTEAPVVLEVRPGAPGHAVVEVRDGGPGLTDDDLGVAFEPSVLHERYRGLRPVGTGLGLAIVGRLVGLLGGTVEAGHADEGGARFTVTLPA; encoded by the coding sequence GTGAACCGGACAGGGTGGCGCCGCACCAGCCTCTCGACGCAGGTCATCGGCCTGGCCGTCGCCATCGCCGTGCTGACCGCGACCCTCGCCGGGGTGCTCGCCGTCGGGCTGACGCGGTCGTCCGCCGACGAGGCCGCGCGCAGCACGCTGGCCCGCATCGCCGACGGGGCCGCCGCGCGGGCGGACAACCAGTCGACCGTCGCCGCCCAGACCCGGGCCGTGCGACTGCTCGGGGCCCTCAACGTCGAGTCGGCCAGCGTCGGGCGCGGCGGGGGCATCATCTCGACGAGCCGCCTCGCCCGTCAGGCCCTGACCCCCGAGCGCCGGCAGCTGCTGCTGGGCGGCACGGCGGTGTCCGACCGGCAGGACGTCGACGGCCAGGCGGTGCTCATCGAGGGTCGCCCGACCGACGCCGGCGGCATCATCCTCGTGCAGCGCCGCTCCGACGCGACCGCCGAGTCGGACCAGCTCGTGCGCCGGGTGCTCCTCGCCCTGCTCGTGGCCGCGGCCGTGGCCGTGGCCGTCGGCGCCCTGCTCGCCCGCCGGCTGTCCCGCCCGTTGCGCGGCACGGCCGACGCCGCCCACGCCCTGGCCGCCGGACGGCGCGACGTCGCCGTCCCCGTCACCGGCCCGCGTGAGGTGGCCGAGGTGGCGAGCGCCCTCAACCGCCTCACCGGCTCGCTCACCCGGTCGGAGGGTCGCCAGCGTGACTTCCTGCTCTCGGTGAGCCACGACCTGCGCACCCCGCTGACCGGCATCCGGGGCTACGCCGAGTCGCTCGCCGAGGGCGTGGTCCCCGCCGACGAGACGGCCCGGGTGGGTGGCGTCATGGCCGGTGAGGCCCGTCGCCTCGACCGCCTCGTCGCCGACCTGCTCGACCTCGCGCGGCTCGACGCCCAGCAGCCGCGGGTCGAGCCCCGGCTCGTCGACCTCGTGGCGGTCGCCCGCGACGTCGAGGCGGTCTGGTCGCGCCGGTGCGCCGAGGTCGGGGTGCCCTTCCGGCTCGCCGTGCCCGGGGCCGGCGTGTGGGCGACAACCGACCCGGCCCGGCTGCGCCAGGTGGTCGACGGCCTGCTCGAGAACGCGCTGCGGGTGACGCCGACCGAGGCGCCCGTCGTGCTCGAGGTCCGGCCCGGCGCGCCCGGGCACGCCGTCGTCGAGGTGCGCGACGGCGGCCCTGGCCTCACCGACGACGACCTCGGCGTCGCCTTCGAGCCGTCGGTGCTGCACGAGCGCTACCGCGGGCTGCGGCCGGTCGGCACCGGTCTCGGCCTCGCCATCGTCGGCCGTCTCGTGGGTCTGCTCGGTGGCACCGTCGAGGCGGGCCACGCCGACGAGGGCGGCGCCCGGTTCACGGTGACCCTGCCCGCCTGA
- a CDS encoding TerC family protein: protein MFSASTLPAVWSTAEQPVTSTASIASPTLWTVTIVGVIALFVIDFLITRKPHDPSMREAVGWSAFYIAIPLAFGGYLWSQYGSQQGVEYYTGYIVEKALSVDNLFVFIILLSAFAVPRELRQRVLLIGVGGALVLRAIFIAVGAQMISSFSWTFLLFGAILLATAVKVGRDALSHADHSVDVSTMRSVRLLRRFFPVTDDYEGANLTVKRDGKRWLTPLAIVAVAILGTDIVFAIDSVPAVYGITGDPYLVFATNAFALLGLRALYFVLENALSKLVHLGHGLAIILAFIGVKLVLHWAHGVWPSVPEVPTLPSLGVIIGVLVVVTFTSLAATRRAEREGGGEPDVAEVEAASVSSSRTTPRSKD from the coding sequence ATGTTCTCTGCCTCCACCCTGCCCGCCGTCTGGTCGACGGCCGAGCAGCCCGTGACGTCGACGGCCTCGATCGCGAGCCCGACGCTCTGGACCGTGACGATCGTCGGCGTGATCGCCCTGTTCGTCATCGACTTCCTCATCACCCGCAAGCCCCACGACCCGAGCATGCGCGAAGCGGTCGGCTGGTCGGCGTTCTACATCGCCATCCCGCTCGCCTTCGGTGGCTACCTCTGGTCGCAGTACGGCTCGCAGCAGGGCGTCGAGTACTACACCGGCTACATCGTCGAGAAGGCGCTGTCGGTCGACAACCTCTTCGTCTTCATCATCCTGCTCTCGGCCTTCGCCGTGCCGCGTGAGCTGCGCCAGCGGGTGCTGCTCATCGGCGTCGGCGGCGCCCTAGTGCTGCGGGCGATCTTCATCGCCGTCGGCGCGCAGATGATCTCGTCGTTCTCGTGGACCTTCCTGCTCTTCGGCGCCATCCTGCTCGCGACCGCCGTCAAGGTCGGCCGTGACGCCCTCTCGCACGCCGACCACTCCGTCGACGTCAGCACGATGCGCAGCGTCCGCCTGCTCCGCCGCTTCTTCCCCGTCACCGACGACTACGAGGGCGCCAACCTCACGGTCAAGCGTGACGGCAAGCGCTGGCTCACGCCGCTCGCCATCGTGGCCGTCGCCATCCTCGGCACCGACATCGTCTTCGCCATCGACTCGGTGCCGGCGGTCTACGGCATCACCGGCGACCCCTACCTCGTGTTCGCCACCAACGCCTTCGCCCTGCTCGGCCTGCGCGCCCTCTACTTCGTGCTCGAGAACGCCCTGAGCAAGCTCGTGCACCTCGGCCACGGCCTGGCGATCATCCTCGCCTTCATCGGCGTCAAGCTCGTGCTGCACTGGGCCCACGGCGTGTGGCCGTCGGTGCCCGAGGTGCCGACCCTGCCCTCGCTCGGTGTCATCATCGGCGTGCTCGTCGTCGTGACCTTCACGAGCCTGGCCGCCACCCGTCGCGCCGAGCGCGAAGGCGGCGGCGAGCCCGACGTCGCCGAGGTCGAGGCGGCCTCGGTCAGCTCGTCGAGGACGACGCCCCGGTCGAAGGACTGA
- a CDS encoding NADPH-dependent F420 reductase, producing MTTWGLIGSGNIGSTLARLAVDAGDHVVISNSRGPETLGDLVAQLGPNARAATTSEAATAGDVVVVTIPLKNRDEVPVDELAGKVVIDTMNYYPERDGQIAELDDETSTTSELLQQHLPTSKVVKAFNNIFFQHLAVLGRPSGDPERTSLPIAGDDADAKATVTDALDRLGYDVVDLGPLAEGWRTQRDTAVYVTPYAADAGDPTKGASPASADAVREKVAQAQRYRDQA from the coding sequence ATGACCACCTGGGGACTCATCGGAAGCGGAAACATCGGCAGCACCCTGGCCCGTCTGGCGGTGGACGCCGGCGACCACGTCGTGATCAGCAACAGTCGAGGGCCGGAGACGCTCGGCGACCTCGTCGCGCAGCTTGGCCCGAACGCCCGGGCCGCGACGACGAGCGAGGCCGCCACGGCCGGTGACGTCGTCGTCGTCACCATCCCGCTCAAGAACAGGGACGAGGTGCCCGTCGACGAGCTCGCCGGCAAGGTCGTGATCGACACGATGAACTACTACCCGGAGCGCGACGGGCAGATCGCAGAGCTCGACGACGAGACGAGCACGACGTCCGAGCTGCTGCAGCAGCACCTGCCGACCTCGAAGGTCGTCAAGGCCTTCAACAACATCTTCTTCCAGCACCTCGCCGTACTCGGTCGCCCGTCCGGCGACCCCGAGCGCACGTCCCTGCCCATCGCGGGCGACGACGCCGACGCCAAGGCGACCGTGACGGACGCGCTCGACCGCCTGGGCTACGACGTGGTCGACCTCGGCCCGCTGGCGGAGGGATGGCGCACCCAGCGCGACACCGCCGTCTACGTAACCCCCTACGCCGCCGACGCGGGCGACCCCACGAAGGGGGCCTCCCCGGCATCCGCCGACGCCGTGCGCGAGAAGGTCGCCCAGGCCCAGCGGTACCGCGACCAGGCCTGA